In Kordia antarctica, the following proteins share a genomic window:
- a CDS encoding DUF2188 domain-containing protein: MADTRHVVPNSEGGWDSKKGGASRASKHFDTKAEAEKYSRNLSRNEGSELFIHGKDGKIQRKDSHGNDPYPPIG; encoded by the coding sequence ATGGCAGATACAAGACACGTAGTTCCAAACTCAGAAGGTGGTTGGGACTCAAAAAAAGGAGGAGCTAGTAGAGCTTCAAAACATTTTGACACCAAAGCTGAGGCTGAAAAGTACAGCAGGAATTTATCAAGAAATGAAGGTTCAGAATTATTCATCCACGGTAAAGATGGTAAAATTCAAAGAAAGGATTCACATGGAAATGACCCTTATCCTCCAATTGGTTAA
- the tnpB gene encoding IS66 family insertion sequence element accessory protein TnpB, translating to MFGLGISNRYHLYCHPTDMRKSFDSLAGIIQKELNGSALDGTAYIFINKSRDKVKNTKCSTIKNIN from the coding sequence ATGTTTGGACTAGGAATTTCAAACCGTTATCATTTATATTGTCATCCTACGGATATGCGTAAGAGTTTTGATAGCCTAGCAGGTATTATCCAAAAAGAACTCAACGGCTCTGCTCTGGATGGAACTGCGTATATATTTATCAACAAATCACGTGATAAAGTAAAAAATACGAAATGCTCTACAATTAAAAATATTAATTAG
- a CDS encoding adenylate/guanylate cyclase domain-containing protein, translating into MAVKKIIEEIERDIKDILSTDFSYTSTQAVPNLDDSALTFGNAKEKKAKVINTCVLFVDIRGSVSLTKKHHTKTMGRLYSAFAKGVIKAAHHHSGYVRNIIGDRVMVVFPSHNCYVNAVKCAITINHICSKVIDNQFTGIDFKCGIGIDYGELKVIKVGTPKLGVEANENRGLVWTGYPANLASRLTDTANKVVKEDYYEVKRNPSNFARLFGGMGLIGLSPFGGTPIKRGDEPEYLTTIETVEMTPEKFADSIKTSPTGSVYVSGGKFISFQKKTRKTDYPAILISKAIYNGYKNENSTGNDIINKWWENKKYNVEDVTDEVYGSGLTWKID; encoded by the coding sequence ATGGCAGTGAAGAAAATCATAGAAGAAATAGAAAGAGATATCAAAGATATTTTGAGCACAGACTTTTCATATACTAGTACTCAGGCTGTTCCTAATCTAGATGATAGTGCACTAACGTTTGGTAATGCCAAAGAAAAGAAAGCCAAAGTCATAAACACCTGTGTCCTGTTTGTGGATATTAGAGGTTCAGTTTCTTTGACTAAAAAACATCACACAAAAACAATGGGGAGGTTGTATTCGGCGTTTGCGAAAGGTGTAATAAAAGCAGCGCATCATCATAGCGGCTATGTAAGGAATATTATAGGTGACCGTGTTATGGTTGTTTTTCCATCACATAATTGTTATGTAAATGCTGTAAAATGCGCAATCACAATTAATCATATATGCAGTAAAGTTATAGATAACCAATTTACTGGAATAGATTTTAAGTGCGGTATCGGCATAGATTATGGAGAGCTAAAAGTCATTAAAGTAGGAACTCCAAAACTGGGTGTAGAAGCCAATGAAAATAGAGGTCTTGTTTGGACAGGATATCCAGCAAATCTTGCATCTAGACTTACAGATACTGCAAATAAAGTAGTAAAAGAAGACTATTACGAAGTAAAGAGAAATCCTTCCAATTTCGCTAGATTATTTGGAGGAATGGGATTAATTGGTTTAAGTCCATTTGGGGGAACACCTATAAAAAGAGGTGATGAGCCTGAGTACCTAACCACAATTGAAACAGTAGAAATGACACCAGAGAAATTTGCTGACTCTATAAAAACTTCACCAACAGGCAGTGTTTACGTATCGGGAGGTAAATTTATTAGTTTTCAAAAGAAGACCAGGAAAACAGATTATCCTGCTATACTAATTTCAAAAGCAATTTATAATGGATATAAAAATGAGAATTCAACAGGAAACGACATTATAAATAAATGGTGGGAAAATAAAAAATATAACGTTGAGGACGTAACTGACGAGGTATATGGATCTGGTTTAACGTGGAAAATAGATTAA
- a CDS encoding Pycsar system effector family protein, giving the protein MNKELIEILNNTKEWLKFAEAKNAMLIAFNAASIYGVAKLPFLNRTEFSFFDGYFSFVIILLIISTVTCLISFVPRLNFIHISITNINQESNIFFFEHLRKSTPKQILKSLKEKGVKEEFSKIDEDIASQIHSLSKVTSNKYSLFTIAVWITVTAYVTVPLAGIFWLYNYFK; this is encoded by the coding sequence ATGAATAAGGAACTAATAGAAATACTAAATAACACAAAAGAATGGTTAAAGTTTGCAGAAGCTAAGAACGCTATGCTAATAGCTTTTAATGCTGCTTCTATTTATGGAGTTGCCAAGCTTCCCTTTTTGAATAGAACAGAATTCAGTTTTTTTGATGGTTATTTTTCATTTGTTATAATTCTATTAATTATATCTACAGTTACCTGTTTAATTTCATTTGTTCCTCGTCTTAATTTTATACATATAAGTATTACGAATATTAATCAAGAAAGTAATATTTTTTTCTTTGAACATCTACGGAAAAGCACTCCAAAGCAGATTCTAAAATCATTAAAAGAAAAAGGTGTGAAAGAAGAATTTTCAAAAATTGATGAGGATATAGCTAGCCAAATACATTCTCTTTCAAAAGTGACAAGCAATAAATACAGTTTGTTTACAATTGCTGTATGGATAACTGTAACTGCTTATGTAACCGTTCCTTTAGCTGGCATTTTCTGGTTATATAATTATTTTAAATAG
- a CDS encoding type I restriction-modification system subunit M: MSKLTQEEINNKVWAACDTFRGTIDATQYKDYILTMLFIKYISDVNKEKREGYLAKYDGDQERVDRAMKHERFKIPKESAFEFLYEKRNADNLGELINIALENIEDANRSKLEKVFRNIDYNSEPNLGQTKDRNRRLKNLLGDFVDLDMRPSNLEGNDIIGDAYEFLIDRFASDAGKKAGEFYTPKNVSVLLAKLVEAKAGDRVCDPTCGSGSLLLKVANEIGSKNVSLNGQEVNGSTWALARMNMFLHEMDNATIEWGDTLNNPLLKENDALMKFDIVVANPPFSLDKWGADNAGADRYNRFHRGVPPKSKGDYAFITHMLETLNETGKAGVVLPHGVLFRGSSEGKIRTQLIKENLLKAVIGLPPNLFFGTGIPATILIFDKSRQNPKTEKEKEVLFIDASNEFDSAKNQNKLDEETHIKKILETYIGWKTIDKYSYVAKLSDIEENDYNLNIPRYVDTFEEEEPIDIKATQEDIKTLKQQIDEVENELAQHLAELGF; encoded by the coding sequence ATGAGTAAACTAACACAAGAAGAAATTAACAATAAAGTCTGGGCAGCTTGCGACACTTTTAGAGGGACAATAGATGCCACACAATACAAAGACTACATTCTTACAATGCTCTTTATTAAATACATAAGCGATGTAAATAAAGAGAAGCGAGAAGGTTATTTAGCTAAGTATGATGGAGACCAAGAGCGTGTAGATCGCGCTATGAAGCATGAACGTTTTAAAATCCCTAAAGAAAGTGCTTTTGAATTTCTATATGAAAAGCGAAATGCCGACAATTTAGGAGAGCTTATAAATATTGCTTTAGAAAACATTGAAGATGCCAACCGTTCTAAGCTAGAAAAGGTATTTAGAAACATTGATTATAACTCAGAACCTAATTTAGGACAAACCAAAGACCGTAATCGCAGATTAAAGAATCTTTTAGGAGATTTTGTAGATCTTGATATGCGACCGTCTAATTTAGAAGGTAATGATATAATTGGTGATGCTTATGAATTCTTAATAGATAGATTTGCTTCAGACGCTGGTAAAAAGGCAGGAGAATTTTATACTCCTAAAAATGTATCTGTACTACTTGCTAAGTTAGTAGAAGCAAAAGCTGGTGACCGTGTATGCGACCCAACTTGTGGTTCTGGCTCATTGCTATTAAAGGTTGCAAATGAAATAGGTAGTAAAAATGTATCGCTTAATGGTCAAGAAGTAAATGGTAGTACGTGGGCTTTAGCACGTATGAACATGTTTCTACACGAGATGGACAATGCTACTATAGAATGGGGCGACACATTAAACAATCCATTATTAAAGGAAAATGATGCTTTAATGAAGTTTGATATTGTCGTTGCAAATCCTCCGTTCTCTTTAGATAAATGGGGAGCAGACAATGCTGGCGCAGACAGATACAATCGTTTTCACAGAGGTGTACCTCCTAAGAGTAAAGGTGATTATGCATTTATAACGCATATGTTAGAAACTTTAAACGAAACGGGAAAAGCTGGTGTGGTTTTACCTCACGGTGTATTGTTTAGGGGTAGTAGTGAGGGGAAAATTAGAACCCAACTTATTAAAGAAAACCTTTTAAAAGCAGTCATAGGATTACCACCTAACTTATTTTTTGGAACAGGTATTCCTGCAACCATTTTAATTTTTGACAAAAGCAGACAAAACCCAAAAACAGAAAAAGAAAAAGAAGTCCTTTTCATTGATGCGAGTAATGAGTTTGATAGTGCGAAAAATCAGAATAAGTTAGATGAAGAGACTCATATAAAAAAAATACTAGAAACCTATATAGGTTGGAAAACCATAGATAAGTATAGCTACGTTGCAAAACTCAGTGATATAGAAGAGAATGACTATAACCTCAACATACCACGTTACGTAGATACTTTTGAAGAAGAAGAGCCTATAGATATCAAAGCAACCCAAGAAGATATTAAAACCTTGAAGCAACAAATTGATGAGGTAGAAAATGAGCTAGCGCAACATTTAGCTGAATTAGGCTTTTAA
- a CDS encoding M48 family metallopeptidase: MKDQIKYGNTLINYQLEFVKRKSLAIKVHPDKSVNVIAPKGSNIEKIREKVRKKASWIVRQQDFFLSFHPLTPARKFISGETHLYLGKQYRLKLHADSNSSVKLAGGFINVCIDNIEDKSRIEKLLNNWYKEKANHHFQQLFQENLAFAKSLHKKEPQLTYRWMKKRWGSCNKDGKIILNLELIKAPKKCIEYVIIHEICHLKYLNHSSSFYNLLNKEYPDWKTTKDRLERILV; this comes from the coding sequence ATGAAAGACCAAATTAAATATGGAAATACGCTTATTAATTACCAACTTGAATTTGTAAAGCGTAAATCTCTAGCTATAAAAGTACATCCTGACAAGAGCGTAAATGTCATTGCTCCTAAAGGAAGTAATATTGAAAAAATTAGAGAAAAGGTTAGAAAAAAAGCATCTTGGATAGTAAGACAACAAGATTTTTTCTTGTCTTTTCATCCATTAACTCCTGCTAGAAAATTTATTAGTGGAGAAACTCATCTCTACCTTGGAAAACAATACAGGCTAAAATTACATGCAGATTCTAATTCTTCAGTCAAGCTGGCTGGTGGATTTATTAACGTTTGTATTGATAACATTGAAGATAAATCAAGAATTGAAAAATTATTAAACAATTGGTACAAAGAGAAAGCAAATCATCATTTCCAACAATTGTTTCAAGAAAATCTTGCTTTTGCAAAAAGCTTACACAAGAAAGAACCTCAATTAACCTATAGATGGATGAAAAAAAGATGGGGTTCTTGCAACAAGGATGGAAAAATCATTCTTAATTTGGAATTAATTAAAGCTCCAAAAAAATGTATTGAATACGTTATCATACACGAGATATGTCATTTAAAATACTTAAATCATAGCAGCTCTTTCTATAACTTACTCAATAAAGAATATCCAGACTGGAAAACTACAAAAGATAGGCTCGAACGTATTTTGGTTTAA
- a CDS encoding restriction endonuclease subunit S has protein sequence MILEKENKVGYKKTKLGWIPEDWKIKTISQLAEVDKDSLKSSTDADYKFEYISLSDVNKGILSVKLDVYKYKNAPSRARRIVKKHSILMATVRPNLKSFCFINEEVKDTIASTGFAVINTKENTESGYLYQFLFSANYESQIYALVVGSNYPAINSSDVKSIKVPTPPFNEQQKIASILSSWDTAIETTQTLIEKLQARKKGLMQQLLTGKLRLDGFLDKWEEKELGNFIKQTLRPKNKPNDLYLALGLRSHGKGIFHKENFDPNSIAMETLYEVKENDLVVNITFAWEHAIAIANKIDEGGLVSHRFPTYTFIDGISDSLFFRYYVLQPRFKYLLNVISPGGAGRNRVMSKKDFPKLVVKIPSFKEQKAISSVLDSIDKGIVNHQNYLEQLQTQKKGLMQQLLTGQIRVKL, from the coding sequence ATGATTTTAGAGAAAGAAAATAAAGTAGGGTATAAGAAAACTAAACTTGGGTGGATACCCGAAGATTGGAAAATTAAGACAATTTCTCAATTAGCAGAAGTTGACAAGGATTCTTTAAAATCGTCAACTGATGCTGACTACAAGTTTGAATATATTTCCTTGTCTGATGTGAATAAGGGTATCCTTAGTGTCAAACTAGATGTTTATAAATATAAAAACGCTCCTTCTAGAGCTAGAAGAATTGTAAAAAAGCATAGTATTTTAATGGCAACTGTTAGACCAAATCTAAAGTCATTTTGTTTTATTAACGAGGAGGTCAAAGACACTATAGCTTCAACAGGTTTTGCTGTAATTAATACTAAAGAAAATACGGAAAGTGGTTATTTATATCAATTCTTATTTAGTGCTAACTATGAAAGTCAAATTTATGCTTTAGTCGTTGGGTCTAATTATCCTGCAATAAATTCATCTGATGTCAAAAGTATAAAAGTCCCTACACCTCCATTCAATGAACAACAAAAAATAGCTTCTATCCTCTCATCTTGGGACACAGCTATTGAAACTACTCAAACCCTTATTGAGAAATTACAAGCTCGTAAAAAGGGTTTGATGCAACAATTGTTGACAGGAAAGTTGAGGCTTGATGGGTTTTTAGATAAATGGGAGGAAAAAGAATTAGGTAATTTTATAAAACAAACATTACGTCCTAAGAACAAACCAAATGATTTGTATTTAGCATTAGGATTAAGAAGCCACGGAAAAGGTATATTCCACAAAGAAAATTTTGACCCTAATTCTATAGCTATGGAAACGCTTTATGAGGTTAAAGAAAATGATTTAGTAGTTAATATCACTTTTGCATGGGAACACGCAATTGCAATAGCTAATAAAATTGATGAAGGAGGATTAGTCTCACACAGGTTTCCCACCTATACTTTTATTGATGGTATTTCAGACTCATTATTTTTTAGATACTATGTATTACAACCGCGATTCAAATATTTGTTAAATGTAATATCTCCAGGAGGAGCAGGACGTAACCGTGTTATGAGTAAAAAGGATTTTCCTAAACTAGTTGTAAAAATACCATCCTTCAAAGAACAGAAAGCAATTAGCTCTGTCTTAGATTCGATAGATAAGGGTATAGTAAATCATCAGAATTATTTAGAACAACTACAAACTCAGAAAAAAGGATTAATGCAGCAGTTGTTAACTGGACAGATTAGAGTAAAATTATAA
- a CDS encoding restriction endonuclease subunit S, with the protein MNKKLGNIADIQFGSYDKPTREGAVKYLHAGHFDKLLKPTKFEDSFIELDDKNEKFLLEESDVILAGKGHRTFAWAYDSAFGKAVPSSLFFIIKANSKEVLSSYLAHYLNSEKVQYNLKLIGAGATITSIPKKELEQITIAIPSIEEQQRIVNLIELMDKEVRLTQELLKKRTALKQGVVNKLINNQMKI; encoded by the coding sequence ATGAATAAAAAACTCGGAAATATTGCAGACATTCAGTTTGGCTCATACGATAAGCCAACAAGAGAAGGTGCTGTAAAATATCTGCATGCTGGTCATTTTGACAAGCTCCTAAAGCCAACTAAGTTTGAGGATAGTTTTATTGAACTTGATGATAAGAATGAAAAATTCTTATTAGAGGAAAGTGATGTTATCTTAGCTGGTAAAGGTCATCGTACATTTGCTTGGGCTTATGATTCTGCTTTTGGCAAGGCTGTTCCTTCTTCCCTATTCTTTATTATCAAAGCAAACTCCAAAGAGGTTTTAAGCTCATATTTAGCGCATTATCTCAATTCAGAAAAAGTACAATATAATTTAAAGCTCATAGGTGCTGGCGCTACTATAACCTCTATTCCAAAAAAAGAGTTAGAACAAATAACAATTGCTATTCCTTCAATAGAAGAACAACAACGCATAGTGAACCTCATAGAACTTATGGATAAGGAAGTGAGATTAACACAAGAACTTTTAAAGAAACGAACAGCCTTAAAGCAAGGTGTGGTCAACAAATTAATTAATAATCAAATGAAAATTTAA
- the gwsS gene encoding grasp-with-spasm system SPASM domain peptide maturase: MKLDTPFKLFANCVIVKGHNRSTICDLQRNDVRTIPNDLYDILTDQEGKTINEIKKEYNNEFDEIIDEYFQFLFDNEFIFFTKQIAIFPPLSLKWSDPAIINNSIIDIDKNSSYDVLKVLKQLDDLHCRHLEIRNFNVARIDILENILAFLKENESSIQSVELLLPFFKGVEKWITSITHNFLRLDFIRVFNCPSHQNIAPSTNSKAHIMYTKQHYESELCCGKISQTFFAANMKAFTESINHNSCLNKKLSIDKNGNIKNCPSMQNGFGSVHDTKLKDVVNDKKFTNVWSITKDQISVCKDCEFRHICTDCRAYKENPTDEFSKPLKCGYSPYTNDWEDWSTNPLKKEAITYYKLQADTEKP; the protein is encoded by the coding sequence ATGAAACTTGATACACCTTTTAAATTATTTGCAAACTGCGTTATTGTTAAAGGTCACAATAGAAGCACTATTTGCGATTTGCAACGAAATGATGTTCGGACAATACCAAATGATTTGTATGATATATTAACAGATCAAGAAGGTAAAACGATCAATGAAATCAAAAAAGAGTATAACAATGAGTTTGATGAAATCATTGACGAGTATTTTCAATTTCTGTTTGATAATGAGTTTATATTCTTTACAAAACAGATAGCTATTTTTCCACCATTATCTTTAAAGTGGTCTGATCCTGCGATCATCAATAATAGCATTATCGATATTGATAAAAATTCTAGTTATGATGTACTAAAAGTTTTAAAACAACTTGATGATTTGCATTGCAGACATTTAGAAATAAGAAATTTTAATGTAGCTAGAATTGATATATTAGAAAACATACTTGCTTTCCTTAAAGAAAACGAATCATCAATACAATCAGTAGAATTACTGTTACCTTTTTTCAAAGGCGTTGAAAAGTGGATCACTTCCATAACACATAATTTTTTACGTTTAGATTTTATAAGAGTATTTAATTGTCCATCTCATCAAAACATAGCACCAAGCACTAACAGTAAAGCGCATATAATGTACACAAAACAGCATTATGAAAGTGAACTATGCTGTGGGAAAATTAGTCAAACATTTTTTGCTGCAAACATGAAAGCTTTTACGGAAAGTATAAATCACAATTCCTGTTTAAATAAGAAATTATCAATTGATAAAAATGGAAATATCAAAAATTGCCCATCTATGCAGAATGGATTTGGTTCAGTCCATGATACTAAATTAAAAGATGTTGTAAATGATAAAAAGTTCACGAATGTTTGGAGCATTACAAAAGATCAAATTTCAGTATGTAAAGACTGTGAATTTCGCCATATCTGTACAGATTGTAGAGCATACAAAGAAAATCCAACAGATGAATTTTCTAAACCGTTAAAGTGCGGTTATAGTCCATATACGAATGATTGGGAAGATTGGAGTACAAATCCATTAAAAAAAGAAGCTATCACATATTATAAATTACAGGCGGATACTGAAAAGCCTTAA
- a CDS encoding type I restriction endonuclease subunit R, translating into MSTPSFLEDHISQIPAIQLLIRLGYNYISPEEALALRGDKKSHVLLESIVRKQLKSINTISRKGKEYEFSDSNINAAIITLKDLPTNEGFLNANAALYDLITLGKAMEQSIDGDKKSHTLQYIDWETPENNVFHVSEEFSVLRTGRADTYRPDVVLFINGIPTVIIECKSPSLGGIKSPTELAIEQNIRNFSKTGIRSLYVYSQLLMSIATNDGSYATTGTSKEFWAKWKEQFPTKKDEDEYYSTLATLKNTPLSEAQKDKLFAERNYGFNYARRYFDGIEKEDRVLTKQDELLYSLCRPERILDIIRNFTLYDEGIKKVARYQQFFAVNDTLNRVSHFDNTGKRQGGVIWHTQGSGKSLTMVMLAQMLASSDSIKNPKILLVTDRIDLDDQISDTFKKCQKEVVQAKTGAHLSDLLVDKSDAIITTIINKFEAAVKQCKTPFLSPDIFVMIDEGHRTQYGTFNVSMRRVFPNACFLAFTGTPLMKKEKSTANKFGGYIGIPYTVKNAVDDGAVVPLLYEGRHNLITVDEKPINRFFDKVSEPLSDYGRANLKRKFNTINELNKAEKVVYERAWDISEHYRDFFQTYQDKYKPKAQLVAPTIKTALLYKQFLDEVGIVTSEVVVTQSDPREGTEDGFYNVNEEKEREDVYFQAMIDKYGDLKRFEKSIITQFKKREHPEILIVVAKLLTGFDAPNNTVLYLCRSLKEHTLLQAVARVNRVYPSKDYGYIIDYYGNLENLDDALSTYSGLADFNEEDIESSLIKINDEVKKLPQAHSELWDIFKTLKDKNLEPTAYEELLSPEDVRNKFYEKLSHFARLLKMALSSLEFITKTEEKKVNMYKRDAKFFLKLRVDVKRRYNDDLSYQEFEPQIQKLINKHISTEGEIMKVTELVNIFDKEEREAEIEKITGKAAQADHIASRTIKAINVKMQEDPVYYKKLADLIKETIELYYLKRITEAEFLKRAKAHEDSFLNGRSNDAPPELANNDAALAFYNFSKSVYDNSELLKTTFHIETSLAIDKTVMDNIYLNGNKIIEWHRNEDITGKINIELGDALYELLKKFNIDTNWDKIDNLIEECMKVAILKYK; encoded by the coding sequence ATGAGCACACCATCATTTTTAGAAGACCATATATCGCAAATTCCCGCAATTCAATTGCTCATAAGGTTAGGATATAATTACATATCTCCAGAGGAAGCTTTAGCATTAAGAGGAGACAAAAAGTCTCATGTATTATTAGAATCGATAGTAAGAAAGCAACTTAAATCTATTAACACTATTAGTAGAAAAGGTAAGGAATATGAGTTTTCAGACTCTAACATTAATGCAGCAATTATTACATTAAAGGATTTACCTACAAATGAAGGCTTTTTAAATGCAAACGCAGCTTTATATGACCTTATTACTTTAGGGAAAGCTATGGAACAAAGTATTGATGGCGATAAAAAGAGCCATACGCTTCAATATATTGACTGGGAAACACCAGAAAACAATGTTTTTCACGTTAGTGAAGAGTTTAGTGTGCTACGCACAGGACGTGCAGATACCTATAGACCTGACGTTGTACTTTTTATAAATGGTATACCAACGGTCATCATAGAGTGTAAAAGTCCATCCTTAGGTGGTATAAAATCCCCAACTGAACTTGCAATAGAACAAAACATTAGAAACTTCAGCAAAACAGGTATACGCTCATTATATGTTTATTCGCAATTATTAATGAGCATCGCTACAAATGATGGAAGCTATGCAACTACAGGTACAAGCAAAGAGTTTTGGGCTAAATGGAAAGAGCAATTCCCTACTAAAAAAGATGAGGATGAATATTATAGCACGCTAGCTACTTTAAAAAACACACCGCTTTCTGAAGCGCAAAAGGACAAATTGTTTGCAGAGAGAAACTACGGTTTCAACTATGCAAGACGTTATTTTGATGGTATAGAAAAAGAAGATAGAGTACTTACCAAGCAGGACGAATTATTATATAGTCTATGTAGACCAGAACGTATACTTGATATAATTAGAAATTTTACACTTTATGATGAAGGAATAAAAAAAGTAGCGAGATACCAACAGTTTTTTGCTGTGAATGATACGTTAAACCGTGTCTCACATTTTGATAATACTGGTAAAAGACAAGGTGGCGTTATATGGCATACACAAGGAAGTGGAAAATCTTTAACAATGGTGATGCTTGCGCAAATGTTAGCATCAAGTGATAGCATAAAAAACCCAAAAATCTTATTAGTTACAGATAGGATTGATTTGGATGACCAGATATCAGATACTTTTAAAAAATGCCAGAAAGAAGTTGTGCAAGCAAAGACTGGAGCTCATCTTTCTGACCTTTTAGTCGATAAAAGTGATGCTATTATTACTACGATAATCAACAAATTTGAAGCAGCTGTAAAACAGTGTAAAACTCCTTTTTTGTCTCCTGATATATTTGTGATGATTGATGAAGGACATAGAACACAATATGGTACTTTTAATGTTAGTATGAGACGAGTGTTTCCTAATGCATGTTTTCTTGCGTTTACAGGGACTCCATTAATGAAAAAAGAAAAGAGTACCGCAAATAAGTTTGGAGGCTATATAGGCATCCCATACACAGTAAAAAACGCAGTTGATGATGGGGCTGTAGTTCCTTTACTTTATGAAGGAAGACATAATTTAATTACAGTTGACGAAAAACCTATAAATCGTTTCTTTGATAAAGTTTCAGAGCCATTATCCGATTATGGGAGAGCAAATTTAAAAAGGAAATTTAATACGATTAATGAGTTAAATAAAGCTGAAAAAGTGGTGTATGAAAGAGCTTGGGACATTTCAGAACACTACAGAGATTTTTTTCAAACATATCAAGACAAATACAAGCCAAAAGCGCAATTAGTTGCACCGACAATTAAGACTGCACTTCTCTATAAACAGTTTCTTGATGAAGTGGGAATAGTTACTTCTGAGGTAGTTGTAACCCAATCTGACCCAAGAGAAGGAACCGAAGATGGGTTTTATAATGTAAATGAAGAAAAAGAAAGAGAGGACGTTTATTTTCAAGCGATGATTGATAAGTATGGGGATTTAAAACGTTTTGAAAAAAGCATTATTACTCAATTTAAAAAGCGGGAACATCCAGAAATACTTATTGTTGTCGCTAAACTATTAACAGGTTTTGATGCTCCAAATAACACCGTATTATATTTGTGTAGGTCTCTAAAAGAACACACATTACTGCAAGCAGTCGCTAGAGTAAACAGAGTTTATCCTAGTAAGGATTATGGATATATCATTGACTACTATGGTAACCTTGAAAATCTAGATGATGCATTAAGCACATATTCAGGTCTTGCAGATTTTAATGAAGAAGATATAGAATCATCACTTATAAAAATAAATGATGAAGTTAAAAAACTTCCTCAAGCTCACTCTGAACTTTGGGATATTTTCAAAACACTTAAAGATAAAAATCTAGAGCCTACGGCTTATGAAGAGTTATTATCTCCAGAAGATGTTAGGAATAAATTTTACGAAAAACTGAGTCATTTTGCTCGTCTATTAAAGATGGCACTATCATCTCTTGAGTTTATTACCAAAACTGAGGAGAAAAAAGTAAACATGTATAAAAGAGACGCTAAATTCTTTTTAAAACTCCGTGTAGATGTTAAAAGAAGGTATAATGATGACTTGTCTTATCAAGAGTTTGAACCGCAAATCCAAAAACTAATCAATAAGCATATCTCAACCGAAGGAGAGATAATGAAAGTTACAGAATTAGTAAACATTTTTGATAAGGAAGAGCGTGAAGCTGAAATAGAAAAAATAACAGGTAAAGCAGCACAAGCTGACCATATAGCTAGTAGAACCATTAAGGCTATAAACGTTAAAATGCAAGAAGACCCAGTATACTACAAAAAGCTTGCTGATCTAATCAAAGAAACGATTGAATTATATTATCTGAAGCGTATTACAGAAGCTGAATTTCTTAAAAGAGCCAAAGCTCACGAAGATAGTTTCCTTAATGGTAGATCAAATGATGCTCCACCTGAATTAGCAAATAATGATGCTGCGCTCGCTTTTTACAATTTCAGTAAATCCGTATATGATAATTCAGAATTATTAAAAACTACGTTTCACATCGAAACCAGTTTAGCAATAGACAAGACTGTAATGGATAACATTTATTTAAATGGGAATAAAATTATTGAGTGGCATAGGAATGAAGATATCACTGGTAAAATCAACATTGAATTAGGTGATGCTCTTTATGAGCTTTTAAAAAAATTCAATATTGATACTAATTGGGATAAAATTGATAACCTCATAGAAGAGTGTATGAAAGTAGCTATTCTTAAATACAAGTAA